One segment of uncultured Propionivibrio sp. DNA contains the following:
- the malQ gene encoding 4-alpha-glucanotransferase: MPGKRYGGILLHPTSLPGPHGSGDLGPSAHHFIDWLVAAKQTLWQVLPLGGIGPGNSPYMSPSAFAGNELLIDLTQLRDAGWLTAIDIEPDPLFREDRVNYPAIQRFRMSRLRLASERFFAERHPDSHNGFDEFCAHHEDWLDDYALFRALDRNHGGIDRVWQHWPAPIAQRKPKALRDAAISLADECRFWKFCQWCFHIQWLAVKRYANDRGIKIVGDIPIFVSAHSADVWAHQKLFDLDDKGYPRVIAGVPPDYFSETGQRWGNPLYRWPEHARDGYRWWCARLRAMLSLCDIVRIDHFRGFESYWEIPAQSKTAINGSWKPGPGLNFFNAIRPILTGTDGQSADALRIIAEDLGIITAPVNALRTAAGFPGMRILQFAFDGKSDNLYQPHNFAPNTVVYTGTHDNDTTVGWWQTLPAVQQDHVRRYLGISGEMIQWDLIRAATASVAIAAIVPMQDVLGLDSEHRMNQPGQPDGFWEWRFAWRQVESWHAERLAELATLYGRTADAPIPSF, translated from the coding sequence ATGCCCGGAAAACGTTACGGCGGCATTCTGCTGCACCCGACCTCGCTTCCTGGCCCACACGGCTCGGGCGACCTCGGCCCTTCGGCACACCACTTCATCGACTGGCTGGTCGCCGCCAAGCAGACACTCTGGCAGGTGTTGCCGCTCGGCGGCATCGGACCGGGCAACTCGCCCTACATGAGCCCTTCGGCTTTCGCCGGCAACGAACTGCTGATCGACCTGACCCAGCTGCGCGACGCCGGCTGGCTGACGGCGATCGACATCGAGCCCGATCCGCTTTTTCGCGAAGACCGCGTCAATTACCCCGCCATCCAGCGCTTCCGCATGTCGCGACTGCGTCTTGCGTCCGAACGCTTCTTCGCCGAAAGGCATCCTGACTCGCACAACGGCTTCGACGAGTTCTGCGCCCATCACGAGGACTGGCTGGATGACTACGCGCTTTTCCGTGCGCTCGACCGCAATCACGGCGGCATCGACCGGGTCTGGCAGCACTGGCCAGCGCCGATCGCGCAGCGCAAGCCCAAGGCCTTGCGCGACGCCGCCATCTCGCTCGCCGACGAATGCCGCTTCTGGAAATTCTGCCAGTGGTGTTTCCACATCCAATGGCTGGCGGTCAAACGCTATGCCAATGACCGCGGCATCAAGATCGTCGGCGACATCCCGATTTTCGTCTCGGCGCACAGTGCCGACGTATGGGCCCACCAGAAGCTCTTCGACCTCGACGACAAAGGCTATCCGCGCGTCATTGCCGGCGTCCCGCCCGACTATTTCAGCGAGACCGGGCAACGCTGGGGCAACCCGCTCTATCGCTGGCCCGAACACGCGAGGGACGGCTACCGCTGGTGGTGCGCCCGCCTGCGCGCCATGCTCTCGCTCTGCGACATCGTGCGCATCGACCATTTCCGCGGCTTCGAATCCTACTGGGAGATTCCGGCGCAATCGAAGACTGCGATCAACGGCAGCTGGAAGCCGGGGCCGGGACTCAATTTCTTTAACGCCATCCGGCCGATCCTGACCGGCACGGATGGCCAATCGGCCGATGCCTTGCGCATCATCGCCGAAGATCTCGGCATCATCACTGCACCGGTCAACGCATTACGTACCGCGGCCGGATTCCCCGGCATGCGCATCCTGCAATTCGCTTTCGACGGCAAGAGCGACAATCTCTACCAGCCGCACAACTTTGCACCGAACACCGTCGTCTATACCGGCACCCATGACAATGACACCACCGTCGGCTGGTGGCAGACGCTTCCGGCTGTGCAACAGGACCATGTCCGTCGCTATCTCGGCATTTCCGGTGAAATGATCCAATGGGATCTGATTCGCGCAGCCACCGCCTCGGTCGCCATCGCTGCCATTGTGCCGATGCAGGATGTCCTCGGCCTCGATTCGGAGCATCGCATGAACCAACCCGGCCAGCCGGACGGCTTCTGGGAGTGGCGCTTCGCCTGGCGCCAGGTGGAATCCTGGCACGCGGAGCGGCTGGCGGAACTTGCCACTTTGTACGGACGAACGGCGGACGCACCCATCCCGTCGTTCTGA
- the glgC gene encoding glucose-1-phosphate adenylyltransferase → MIERRTFQLPGRAVALVLAGGRGSRLYELTDTRAKPAVYFGGKFRIIDFALSNCVNSGIRRIGVVTQYKSYSLLRHLQRGWGFLRGEVNEFVDLLPAQQRVDEESWYRGTADAVYQNLDILQNYRPAPEYVVILAGDHIYKMNYAAMLVDHVEGGAECTIACIEVPRRDATGFGVMAVDNHWNITEFVEKPADPPAMPGKPDYALCSMGIYIFNAKYLYAELERDIADPTSSHDFGKDIIPRAVRNGLAKAHSFDRSCVHAPEEAAGKENYWRDVGTVDAYWEANIDLTATDPALNIYDRSWPIWTYQQQLPPCKFVHNQIDRRGVAIESTVSGGCIVSGEMNRSVLFSACRVHSHARVDWSVLLPDVEVGRRARLSRCIIDHGVQIPEGMVIGEDAEEDARRFRRTPNGITLVTRKMIERLT, encoded by the coding sequence ATGATTGAAAGACGCACATTTCAGCTGCCCGGTCGGGCCGTGGCTCTTGTCTTGGCGGGCGGACGCGGCAGCCGTCTCTATGAATTGACCGATACCCGGGCCAAGCCGGCGGTCTATTTTGGCGGCAAGTTCCGGATTATCGACTTCGCCCTGTCCAATTGCGTCAACTCGGGCATTCGCCGGATCGGCGTGGTGACTCAGTACAAGTCGTACAGCCTGTTGCGGCACTTGCAGCGGGGCTGGGGCTTCCTGCGCGGCGAGGTGAACGAGTTCGTCGATCTGTTGCCGGCGCAACAGCGCGTCGATGAGGAGTCGTGGTACCGCGGCACGGCCGACGCCGTGTATCAGAACCTCGACATCCTGCAGAACTATCGCCCCGCGCCCGAGTATGTCGTCATTCTTGCGGGCGACCACATCTACAAGATGAACTATGCCGCCATGCTGGTCGACCACGTCGAGGGCGGCGCCGAGTGTACGATCGCCTGTATTGAAGTGCCTCGGCGTGATGCCACCGGCTTCGGCGTCATGGCGGTCGACAACCACTGGAACATCACCGAATTTGTCGAGAAGCCGGCCGATCCGCCGGCGATGCCGGGCAAGCCCGATTACGCGCTGTGCAGCATGGGCATCTACATTTTCAACGCCAAGTATCTGTACGCGGAACTCGAACGGGATATCGCCGATCCGACCTCGAGTCACGATTTTGGCAAGGACATCATTCCGCGCGCCGTCCGCAACGGGCTGGCCAAGGCACATTCGTTCGACCGCAGTTGCGTGCATGCACCCGAGGAAGCGGCGGGCAAGGAAAATTACTGGCGTGATGTCGGGACAGTCGATGCTTATTGGGAAGCCAATATCGACCTGACCGCCACCGACCCGGCGCTCAACATCTACGACCGTTCCTGGCCGATCTGGACGTACCAGCAGCAGTTGCCGCCATGCAAGTTCGTGCATAACCAGATTGACCGGCGCGGCGTCGCCATCGAGTCGACGGTGTCCGGTGGTTGCATCGTCTCGGGTGAAATGAACCGCTCGGTCTTGTTCTCGGCATGCCGTGTGCATTCGCACGCGCGTGTCGATTGGTCCGTGCTTTTGCCGGATGTGGAGGTCGGTCGGCGTGCGCGTCTGAGTCGCTGCATCATCGATCATGGCGTGCAGATTCCCGAGGGGATGGTGATCGGTGAGGATGCCGAGGAAGATGCTCGTCGCTTCCGGCGTACGCCAAACGGCATCACGCTGGTGACGCGCAAGATGATTGAACGTCTGACCTGA
- a CDS encoding alpha-D-glucose phosphate-specific phosphoglucomutase, translating into MSITTVNTRPFAGQKPGTSGLRKKVKVFSQPGYLENFVQSIFDNLNGQAGKTLVLGGDGRYFNDVAIQTILRMAAAAGFGRTLVGRNGILSTPAASAVIRKHGAFGGIILSASHNPGGPDDDFGIKYNQGNGGPANETFTDAVYQRTQEIPVYRLVEGADIDLGRLGTTQIGAMQVEVIDPVADYAELLESLFDFKRIAALLQRPGFRMRFDAMHAVTGPYAKEILERRLGAPVGTVVNGTPLPDFGGGHPDPNPVYAADLVAAMADPALGLSFGAASDGDGDRNMIVGANFIVSPSDSIAVLAANYALVPAYAKGLAGVARSMPTSCAVDRVADALGIPCFETPTGWKFFGTLLDAGKATLCGEESAGTGSNHVREKDGLWAVLYWLNILAARNETVEQIVRDHWRRFGRNVYSRHDYEAIESAKAEALFAALRQQLPTLPGQVIAGQRVQAADDFSYTDPVDGSRSERQGVRILLDDGSRVVFRLSGTGTEGATMRVYLERYVADPAQHSVPTQAALAPLIALAGQVARIVEMTGREQPDVIS; encoded by the coding sequence ATGAGCATCACAACGGTGAACACCCGTCCCTTCGCGGGACAAAAGCCGGGAACCTCGGGCTTGCGCAAGAAAGTCAAGGTGTTCAGCCAGCCGGGCTATCTCGAGAATTTCGTCCAGTCGATCTTCGACAACCTGAATGGGCAGGCGGGAAAGACCCTGGTTCTCGGTGGCGACGGCCGCTATTTCAATGACGTCGCGATCCAGACGATCCTGCGCATGGCGGCTGCGGCCGGTTTCGGCCGCACGCTGGTCGGTCGCAACGGCATCCTGTCCACGCCGGCCGCCAGTGCCGTCATCCGCAAACATGGCGCCTTCGGCGGCATTATCCTGTCGGCAAGCCACAATCCTGGCGGCCCGGACGATGACTTCGGCATTAAGTACAACCAGGGCAACGGCGGTCCGGCCAACGAGACCTTTACCGATGCCGTCTACCAGCGCACACAGGAAATCCCGGTCTATCGTCTTGTCGAGGGCGCCGACATCGACCTCGGGCGTCTCGGCACCACACAGATCGGCGCGATGCAGGTGGAGGTGATCGACCCGGTCGCTGATTATGCCGAACTGCTCGAATCGTTGTTCGACTTCAAGCGCATTGCCGCCCTGCTGCAGCGGCCCGGCTTCCGCATGCGCTTCGACGCCATGCACGCCGTCACCGGCCCCTATGCCAAGGAAATTCTGGAGCGCCGTCTCGGTGCGCCGGTCGGGACGGTCGTCAATGGCACGCCGCTGCCCGATTTCGGCGGCGGACATCCCGATCCGAATCCGGTCTATGCCGCCGATCTCGTCGCGGCGATGGCCGATCCGGCGCTTGGTCTGTCCTTCGGCGCCGCATCGGACGGCGATGGCGACCGCAACATGATCGTCGGCGCGAATTTCATTGTCAGCCCGAGCGACAGCATTGCCGTACTGGCCGCAAACTATGCGCTGGTGCCCGCCTATGCCAAAGGCCTGGCCGGCGTTGCTCGCTCGATGCCGACGAGTTGCGCGGTGGATCGCGTTGCCGACGCGCTCGGCATTCCCTGTTTTGAAACACCGACGGGCTGGAAGTTCTTCGGCACCTTGCTCGACGCCGGCAAGGCGACGCTGTGTGGCGAGGAAAGCGCCGGCACCGGGTCGAACCACGTGCGCGAGAAGGACGGATTGTGGGCCGTGCTCTACTGGCTGAACATCCTGGCGGCGCGCAACGAGACGGTCGAGCAGATCGTGCGCGACCACTGGCGGCGTTTCGGTCGCAACGTTTATTCGCGTCACGATTACGAAGCGATCGAGAGCGCCAAGGCCGAGGCACTGTTCGCCGCCTTGCGCCAGCAGTTGCCGACCTTGCCCGGGCAGGTCATCGCCGGCCAGCGCGTGCAGGCGGCCGACGATTTCAGCTATACCGATCCGGTCGACGGATCGCGTAGCGAGCGGCAAGGGGTTCGCATCCTGCTCGATGACGGTTCGCGCGTCGTCTTCCGCCTGTCGGGGACGGGGACCGAAGGGGCGACGATGCGCGTCTATCTCGAGCGTTATGTCGCCGATCCGGCGCAGCATTCGGTGCCGACACAGGCGGCGCTGGCGCCGTTGATTGCGCTTGCCGGGCAGGTGGCTCGCATCGTCGAGATGACCGGGCGCGAGCAACCGGATGTCATCAGCTGA
- the glgX gene encoding glycogen debranching protein GlgX: MGTLSPDTALQGGRPWPLGAHWDGHGVNFALFSAHAERVELCLFDDTGEHRLALPVRSDDVWHGYLPGAEPGLRYGFRVHGPAGPGHRFDPSRLLIDPYARELAGSFRYDADTSTPAPFTARVVHAPFDWGDDAPPATPLADSVLCELHVRGATRQHPDVPEALRGTYAGLASPAMLGHLKTLGVTAVKLLPVHAFLDEARLVAGGRTNYWGYNTLAFFAPEPRYAASVNDEPVIDEFRHMVRAFHAEGIEVILDVVFNHTAETDEFGPTVSFRGIDNASYYRLRSDDPTLYENYSGCGNTLKLAHPRVLQLVMDALRYWVAEMHVDGFRFDLAAALTRDSAFLAAVRQDPLLARVKLIAEPWDLGGDGYRLGRFPPGWSEWNDRFRDDVRAFWLTREVGVGALAQRLAGSSEIFRHDGRAPQAGINFITAHDGFTLRDLVSYQDKHNEQNGENNRDGHGHNLSWNCGCEGDSNDPHVLDTRRRLQRALLATVFVAQGVPMLQGGDEIGRTQRGNNNAYCQDNPLTWFDWQGADRDLCAFTAGLIALRRRLGPLCRRDWLTGDAGASGQRDIVWWHPDGREMGHADWEGTRQDALGFLLADAHIRLLVLINRDAATRNMHLPPGRWQRVCRSASHAPFSVEFVADRDPVDGRSVHLLLQE, from the coding sequence ATGGGAACACTGAGCCCCGACACCGCGCTGCAGGGCGGCCGCCCTTGGCCGCTCGGCGCGCACTGGGATGGCCACGGCGTCAATTTCGCGCTTTTCTCGGCCCATGCCGAACGCGTCGAACTCTGCCTCTTCGACGACACTGGCGAGCATCGCCTGGCATTGCCGGTCCGCAGTGACGACGTCTGGCATGGCTACCTGCCGGGCGCCGAACCGGGACTTCGCTACGGCTTCCGCGTCCACGGCCCCGCGGGGCCCGGCCATCGTTTCGACCCGTCGCGCCTGCTCATCGATCCCTACGCCCGCGAACTGGCCGGCAGCTTCCGCTATGACGCCGACACATCAACGCCCGCGCCGTTCACCGCGCGCGTCGTGCATGCACCCTTCGACTGGGGCGACGATGCGCCGCCGGCCACGCCGCTGGCCGACTCGGTGCTCTGCGAACTGCATGTACGCGGCGCCACGCGCCAGCATCCCGACGTCCCGGAAGCCCTGCGCGGCACCTATGCCGGACTGGCCTCGCCGGCGATGCTCGGCCACCTGAAAACACTCGGCGTCACCGCCGTCAAGCTCCTGCCGGTGCATGCCTTCCTCGACGAGGCGCGCCTCGTCGCCGGCGGCCGCACCAATTACTGGGGCTACAACACGCTCGCCTTTTTCGCGCCGGAACCGCGCTATGCCGCCAGCGTCAACGACGAACCGGTCATCGACGAGTTCCGCCACATGGTCCGCGCCTTCCATGCGGAAGGCATCGAAGTCATCCTCGACGTCGTCTTCAACCACACCGCCGAGACCGACGAATTCGGCCCAACGGTGAGCTTCCGCGGCATCGACAACGCCAGCTATTACCGGCTGCGTAGCGACGATCCGACGCTCTACGAGAACTACAGCGGCTGCGGCAACACCCTCAAGCTCGCGCATCCGCGCGTGCTGCAGCTCGTCATGGACGCGCTGCGCTACTGGGTCGCCGAAATGCATGTCGATGGCTTCCGCTTCGATCTCGCTGCCGCGCTGACCCGCGACAGCGCTTTCCTCGCCGCGGTCCGGCAGGACCCGTTGCTGGCCCGCGTCAAGCTGATCGCAGAACCCTGGGATCTCGGCGGCGACGGCTACCGGCTCGGTCGTTTCCCGCCCGGCTGGTCGGAATGGAACGATCGCTTCCGCGACGACGTGCGCGCCTTCTGGCTGACGCGCGAAGTCGGCGTTGGCGCCCTCGCGCAGCGGCTGGCCGGGTCCAGCGAAATCTTCCGCCACGACGGACGCGCGCCGCAGGCCGGCATCAATTTCATCACCGCGCATGACGGCTTCACGCTGCGCGACCTCGTCAGCTATCAGGACAAGCACAACGAGCAGAACGGCGAAAACAACCGCGACGGACACGGCCACAACCTCTCCTGGAACTGCGGCTGCGAGGGCGACAGCAACGACCCGCACGTGCTCGACACCCGCCGGCGCTTGCAGCGCGCCCTGCTCGCGACGGTGTTCGTCGCGCAAGGGGTGCCGATGCTGCAGGGCGGCGACGAAATCGGTCGCACGCAGCGCGGCAACAACAACGCCTACTGCCAGGACAACCCACTGACCTGGTTCGACTGGCAGGGCGCCGACCGCGACTTGTGCGCCTTCACCGCCGGTTTGATCGCCTTGCGCCGCCGCCTGGGGCCCTTGTGCCGGCGTGACTGGCTGACCGGCGACGCCGGCGCTTCCGGACAGCGCGACATCGTCTGGTGGCATCCCGACGGGCGCGAAATGGGTCATGCCGACTGGGAAGGCACCCGGCAAGACGCACTCGGTTTCCTGCTCGCCGACGCACATATCCGCCTGCTCGTCCTGATCAACCGCGACGCCGCCACTCGCAACATGCACCTGCCGCCGGGCCGCTGGCAACGCGTCTGTCGCAGCGCCAGCCATGCGCCGTTCTCCGTTGAATTCGTCGCCGACCGCGACCCGGTCGACGGCCGCAGCGTCCACCTCTTGCTACAGGAGTAA
- the glgA gene encoding glycogen synthase GlgA, whose protein sequence is MQILHVASEIFPLVKTGGLADVVSALPPALAKRGLDARVLLPGLPGVLRGMVGLKPVTTIGPVFSAASVRLLLGRLPDSGLLAYVIEAPFLFRRDGNPYVGPDGNDWVDNHRRFGLLGWVAAHLASGELDPDWVPDIVHAHDWHAGLASAYIAQNPALMTGTVFTIHNMAFRGIFAMDCHHDLGLPARKLTPLGMEFHGKISFMKAGLVYSKKITTVSPTYAQEICTPEFGCGLEGVMRDRGRDLSGILNGVDYAIWRPDDPVIAAPYSAADLTGKQACKQALQAEFGLSPSAGGPLFAVVSRLTSQKGMDMLLAALPDLLREGAQLVVLGSGDADLEAGFRYAASVNPGNVAVHVGYDEEMSHRIMAGADVLLVPSRFEPCGLTQLYALRYGTLPLVRRVGGLADTVVDATQESIAAGRATGFVFNEPTRYALSARIQDACAFYRDGAAWAQVQRCGMAQDFSWDDSAANYEALYRSLLPAGA, encoded by the coding sequence ATGCAGATTCTCCACGTTGCTTCAGAAATATTCCCGCTGGTGAAAACCGGCGGCCTGGCCGATGTCGTGTCCGCCTTGCCGCCGGCGCTTGCCAAGCGCGGTCTTGATGCGCGCGTCTTGCTGCCGGGATTGCCAGGTGTGCTGCGCGGGATGGTCGGGCTCAAGCCGGTGACGACGATCGGACCGGTCTTCAGCGCGGCATCGGTGCGCTTGTTGCTTGGACGCCTGCCCGACAGCGGGCTTTTGGCTTACGTCATCGAGGCGCCGTTCCTCTTTCGCCGTGACGGCAACCCGTATGTCGGTCCGGATGGCAACGACTGGGTCGACAACCACCGACGCTTTGGCCTGCTTGGCTGGGTGGCCGCGCATCTGGCGTCGGGGGAACTCGATCCGGACTGGGTGCCGGATATCGTGCATGCGCACGATTGGCACGCCGGCCTCGCGTCTGCGTACATCGCCCAGAATCCTGCGCTCATGACCGGGACGGTCTTTACGATCCACAACATGGCTTTTCGCGGCATCTTCGCGATGGACTGCCACCACGATCTCGGTCTGCCGGCGCGCAAGCTGACGCCTTTGGGCATGGAGTTCCACGGCAAGATATCGTTCATGAAAGCCGGGCTCGTCTATTCGAAAAAGATCACCACGGTCAGCCCGACTTATGCACAGGAGATCTGTACGCCGGAGTTCGGCTGCGGGCTTGAAGGCGTGATGCGCGATCGCGGCCGCGATCTGTCGGGTATCCTGAACGGGGTCGATTATGCCATCTGGCGCCCTGACGATCCTGTCATCGCCGCACCCTACAGCGCCGCCGACCTGACCGGAAAGCAGGCCTGCAAGCAGGCGCTGCAAGCGGAGTTCGGTCTGTCGCCGTCGGCGGGCGGTCCGCTCTTCGCGGTGGTCAGTCGGCTCACGTCGCAGAAGGGGATGGACATGCTGCTGGCGGCACTGCCGGACCTGCTGCGCGAAGGCGCGCAACTGGTCGTACTCGGCTCCGGCGATGCCGATCTCGAGGCTGGCTTCCGCTATGCGGCCTCGGTGAATCCTGGCAACGTTGCCGTCCACGTCGGTTATGACGAAGAAATGTCGCACCGGATCATGGCCGGTGCCGATGTGTTGCTTGTGCCGTCTCGCTTCGAACCCTGCGGTCTGACGCAACTCTATGCGCTGCGTTACGGCACGCTGCCACTGGTGCGCCGTGTCGGCGGGCTGGCGGATACGGTGGTCGACGCGACGCAGGAGAGTATCGCGGCCGGTCGAGCCACCGGCTTCGTGTTCAACGAGCCGACCCGCTATGCATTGAGCGCGCGGATTCAGGATGCCTGTGCGTTCTATCGGGATGGCGCGGCCTGGGCACAAGTGCAGCGCTGCGGCATGGCCCAGGACTTCTCCTGGGACGATTCTGCGGCAAATTACGAGGCTTTGTACCGCTCGCTGCTGCCTGCCGGCGCCTGA
- a CDS encoding DUF2934 domain-containing protein: MADTLKKTTKKSAAATVPAKTASKKAVTKTSAAPAAEKKPVTQKAVPQKVAAPKSAAKKSVAAKAPAAKKTVVKKSTITRGVMEVDAPKVMLVTDEQRYRMIAEAAYYRAESNHFRSDSVRDWIEAEKDITALLSGSSR, encoded by the coding sequence ATGGCTGACACACTGAAGAAGACAACGAAGAAGTCCGCCGCTGCAACCGTCCCGGCCAAGACCGCAAGCAAGAAAGCCGTCACCAAGACGAGCGCGGCGCCCGCTGCCGAGAAAAAACCGGTCACCCAGAAGGCCGTTCCCCAGAAGGTTGCCGCTCCCAAGAGCGCAGCCAAGAAGTCGGTCGCCGCCAAAGCACCGGCCGCCAAGAAAACCGTCGTGAAGAAGAGCACGATTACGCGCGGCGTCATGGAAGTCGACGCCCCCAAGGTCATGCTGGTCACCGACGAACAGCGTTACCGCATGATTGCCGAAGCCGCCTACTACCGGGCCGAGAGCAACCATTTCCGCAGCGACTCCGTGCGTGACTGGATCGAGGCCGAAAAGGACATCACCGCGCTGCTGAGCGGCAGTTCGCGCTAA
- the glgB gene encoding 1,4-alpha-glucan branching protein GlgB, translating to MLNKAEVLALCRAEHGDPFAVLGPHVDGKGRFWLRTLQPGATAVSAIDADSGELLFELSERHIETLGGPTGFFEASPLGRKEDIRYRLRVTWPGGVQEVDDPYRFPPVLGELDVWLLAEGSHLRPFERLGAHLREIDGVRGTAFAVWAPDAQRVSVIGDFNTWDGRRHPMRLRRECGVWEIFIPGVGDGTRYKFEIRARNGHLLPHKADPYGFSAELRPSTASVVCDLPPAPTPPAAPPGNRLNRPISIYEVHLGSWQRGDDGGFLDWDEIARRLIPYVTDLGFTHLELLPISEHPFDGSWGYQPLGLYAPTARFGSPQSFSNFIAACHAAGLEVIVDWVPAHFPTDEHGLGRFDGHALYEHADPREGKHQDWGTLIYNFGRREVFNYLVGNALFWIERYGVDGLRVDAVASMLYRDYSRKHGEWIPNVFGGRENLEAVHFLRRMNEVLGQECPGAATYAEESTAWPSVSRPPSMGGLGFHYKWNMGWMHDILDYMSRDPVHRRYHHNQLTFGLLYAFTENFVLPLSHDEVVHGKGSLINKMAGDYWQKFANLRALYGFMWTHPGKKLLFMGGEFAQWNEWNDAGTLDWNLLEFPMHDGVRRLIGDLNRLYRRTPALHERDFEPGGFEWISANDSDNSVIAYVRRGHDPARAMLCVCNFTPVVRQGYRIGVPGPGSYHERVNTDSEYYGGSNVGNPFGIVSADPVATHGREWSVALTLPPLATVIFEWEH from the coding sequence ATGCTCAACAAGGCTGAAGTCCTGGCGCTCTGCCGGGCCGAACACGGCGACCCCTTCGCCGTCCTCGGCCCGCATGTCGATGGCAAGGGCCGCTTCTGGCTGCGGACGCTGCAACCCGGCGCTACTGCAGTGTCAGCCATCGATGCCGACAGCGGTGAATTGCTGTTCGAACTCAGCGAACGCCACATCGAGACACTCGGCGGTCCCACCGGCTTCTTCGAAGCGTCGCCGCTCGGGCGCAAGGAAGATATCCGCTATCGTCTGCGCGTGACCTGGCCCGGCGGTGTACAGGAGGTCGACGACCCCTACCGTTTCCCGCCGGTACTCGGCGAACTCGATGTCTGGCTGCTCGCCGAAGGCTCGCACCTGCGCCCCTTCGAGCGGCTCGGCGCGCATCTCCGCGAGATCGATGGCGTGCGCGGAACCGCCTTCGCCGTCTGGGCGCCCGACGCCCAGCGCGTCAGTGTCATCGGCGATTTCAACACCTGGGACGGGCGCCGCCATCCGATGCGCCTGCGGCGAGAGTGCGGCGTCTGGGAGATCTTCATTCCCGGCGTCGGCGACGGCACGCGCTACAAGTTCGAAATCCGCGCCCGCAACGGCCACCTGCTGCCGCACAAGGCCGACCCCTACGGCTTCTCGGCCGAGTTACGCCCGTCGACGGCCTCGGTCGTCTGTGACTTGCCGCCGGCACCGACGCCGCCTGCGGCGCCCCCCGGCAACCGCCTCAACCGGCCGATCTCAATCTACGAAGTGCACCTCGGTTCCTGGCAGCGCGGCGACGATGGCGGCTTCCTCGACTGGGACGAGATCGCCCGGCGCCTGATCCCCTACGTCACCGATCTCGGCTTCACGCACCTCGAACTCCTGCCGATCTCGGAACACCCCTTCGACGGCTCCTGGGGCTATCAACCGCTCGGCCTCTACGCGCCGACGGCGCGCTTCGGCTCGCCGCAGTCCTTCAGCAACTTCATCGCTGCCTGTCATGCCGCCGGTCTTGAAGTCATCGTCGACTGGGTGCCGGCGCATTTCCCGACCGATGAGCACGGCCTCGGCCGCTTCGACGGCCATGCGCTCTACGAACACGCCGATCCGCGCGAAGGCAAGCATCAGGACTGGGGCACGCTGATCTACAACTTCGGCCGCCGCGAAGTCTTCAACTATCTGGTCGGCAACGCGCTGTTCTGGATCGAGCGCTACGGTGTCGACGGACTGCGCGTCGATGCCGTCGCCTCGATGCTCTATCGCGACTACAGCCGCAAGCACGGCGAGTGGATCCCGAACGTCTTCGGCGGGCGCGAGAATCTCGAGGCGGTGCATTTCCTGCGCCGCATGAACGAAGTGCTCGGACAGGAATGCCCCGGCGCCGCGACCTACGCGGAAGAATCGACGGCCTGGCCCTCGGTCAGCCGCCCGCCATCGATGGGCGGCCTCGGCTTCCATTACAAGTGGAACATGGGCTGGATGCACGACATCCTCGACTACATGAGCCGCGACCCGGTGCATCGCCGCTATCACCACAACCAGCTGACCTTCGGACTACTCTACGCGTTCACCGAGAATTTCGTCCTGCCGCTCTCCCATGACGAAGTCGTGCATGGCAAAGGCTCGCTGATCAACAAGATGGCCGGCGACTACTGGCAGAAATTCGCCAACCTGCGTGCGCTCTATGGCTTCATGTGGACGCACCCGGGCAAGAAGCTGCTGTTCATGGGTGGAGAATTCGCCCAGTGGAACGAATGGAATGACGCCGGAACGCTCGACTGGAACCTCCTCGAATTCCCGATGCACGACGGCGTCCGCCGCCTGATCGGCGATCTCAACCGGCTTTACCGCCGCACGCCGGCCCTGCACGAACGCGACTTCGAGCCGGGCGGCTTCGAGTGGATATCGGCCAACGACTCCGACAATTCGGTCATCGCTTACGTCCGGCGCGGCCATGACCCAGCCCGCGCCATGCTCTGCGTCTGCAACTTCACGCCGGTCGTCCGCCAAGGTTACCGCATCGGCGTCCCCGGGCCGGGCAGCTATCACGAACGGGTCAATACCGATTCAGAATATTACGGAGGCAGCAACGTCGGCAACCCGTTCGGCATCGTCAGTGCGGACCCCGTCGCCACGCATGGCCGCGAATGGTCGGTGGCGCTGACGCTGCCGCCGCTGGCGACGGTGATCTTCGAATGGGAACACTGA